CTGAATGAGTCCAGTTTACTATAGTAAAAGTTGCAGACAAGTTCACAGGATCCCTCTGTAAAACGTTAGGGGATAAAAAAAACCACACTCACGTGCTTTCACCAGATTTTATGTTTTCATGGATCTTAAAATTTTCCCAAGTTCTGGGTTCATTGGTATTTCGGATGAGGGGGCAAGCAGTTGCATGCTCTCAGCTCTGAGAGCCTTGGAGATATAAGTTGCAGTGATCTGGTTTTTGCCGGAAGGTAGATTTTGAGCAGTAAAATGAAGGAAGACATTTTGTTATACAGCTAAATTAAGATTAATTAGGAGTACAAGTTAATGTACCGACTCTGTTACAAAATTCCTCCTCTAAACTACTAATAATACATGGAACATGATTTCATTCACAAACGAAGCCTAACTTGGTCCTTAGGAAGAGGACAATGCTTAAATCTAGCTTGAAATTTTCAGTCCAACATCAGTAAGTAGTTAGTGATGCGACAATGACGATGACGATGCTAGTGACCGTTGTTTTCGGTATAGGCCGTGAATACTAGGAATTGTTAGGAACCATATTTAGTTCTTGAATGACTGTTACCATGTCAGGTCTTTGGCTTGGAGATTTATGGGTGCAGATCAATGCTATCTTTACGAGATTTGCAGCTTCGGGTTCAGCGTACTCCCCATCAAGATATGCATCCATGAAATCTTCGAACTTGCAGCATTCAGCTCCAACTCGCATTGGAGGAGTGATTTTTCTCTTGCCACAAAGGATTTGCAAAATGATCATCCCAAATGCATAGACATCACTCTTCTCTGTGAAACGGCCTGTCGTTGTGTATTCTGGAGCAAGATAGCCCATAGCAGCACTGGCCTTCAGTGTCGAGAAAACAATATCATCGGCCAGGAGCTTGTGTAAGCCAGAATCCGAAAGCAATGGGTTGAATTTCTGATCTATGAGGACTTTCTCGGCAGATAAGTTTTGGTGAACTAGAGATGGCTTGTTCACTTTGTTCCCATGTAAATACTCAATACCTACAAAACAATACAATGGACATCAACTTCAGTACAACCCTGGGTTGCCAAAGAAACTTTAGCATAAACGAAACTACAAATGGCTTGTTTTTACTTAAATAGAAGTTCTACAAATGAAGTACTTATATTAGTTTTAAGAACTATCCATTTAGAAACATGATTCATAAGCTGTTCaacacttgtatgttaatccaCCACTTCTCAGTAAAGCTCATGCTTAATGACGATGAATATTGCATAACTGGAATTTGTTAGCTGTAGACACTAAAATGAAGAGATAAAAAGAACAGAAACTGACCTTTGGCAATGCCGTTGATGATTGAAACTCTGGTAGACCAGTCAAGAACACGTGTATTACCGTCCTTCAAATCAAGATACTGCAACAAGTTTCCATTGGGAACGAAATCATAAATGAGGAAACACTCGCCTCTACCTCTTGAACAGCAAAAACCCCTCAAACCAACAAGGTTCTCATGTCTCAATGAGGTCAGTAGAGTCAATCCCTTCAAGAACTCGGCTTCTTCAGACTTACAGCTTGTCTTCTTAATACTCTTAATAGCAACAATAGATCCATCTCTCAAAATCCCTTTGTAAATTGCTGAAAAATTGCTTTTACCCAACAAATTCACATCAGAGAAGTACTGTGTTGCAGATTCAACCTCTTCTAAATTAAACCTGAAAGTCTGCAAAACCTCTTGAGAGAATCCACCGCCATTACGCCCGTCTGCTAATGGATCCCAACCATTTGAATACTCAAGATTTATCAATGGAGAAGCACTTTTTCTATAAACTTCCTTGTTAACCTGATCAGTACTGAGTCTATTATCTGTAGTATCAAATGTGCTTCCAATCTTTTGTTTTCGGCGCCGGTACCAAGAGAAGGTCAATAAACCGGAGACAGCTATAGCCACAACCActgcaacaacaccaacaacaacatacatttttggggattttgaagAGGCTTCCTCGCAGCTGGTTTCATTGCAATGAACACGGAAATTTGCAGATTCAGGGATATCTTTAGTGAGATTTGCTCTAGGACCATATGGTTCAGGCTGACTAGTCAGATGACTTGAAGCACTGCAAACACTCAAAGAAGCAAACCCAGCTCCACATAAATCCGAGTTATTCCCGTATTGAAATCTCTCATTCAATCTCTTCAAAGCTGTATATATTCACCAAAACAAAATTAGCATTCAATAATCAACTCACCAACAAACCCAGATAAGAACCAACGAAAACTTAAAATGATAATCAAAGGAATAGAAAACATAGATTACCTGGAGGTACATTGCCTGAAAGAGAATTATTCCGAACATCAAGAACTTCTAAAACAGGTACATCAGCTAACTTCACCGGAATAGAACCAAACAGCTGATTGAAACTTACATCCAATCTCATTAACCCACTTAAATCCCCTAAACTTGCAGGAATTGCACCAGTTAATCTATTACTTTGAAGTGCAAGAACAGAAAGTTTCTTCAAAGATCCAAGTTGAGTTGGTATACTTCCTGTCAACTGATTATAACAAAGTTGCAAAACTGCAAAATAAAACAAAGCAAAGAACAATATCTTTGATTAGATCAACCAAAAATGAAGTACCCTTAATGCATGTTGAACAGGTATTAAGAAGAGGACAGAAAAAAGTTAAGGGGTTTGTTAGGAGACATTATACCAACTAAATGCATTAACAGTTTCACAACTAATAATAGAAACCCATTTAATCAAAACATAGAAAAGGCTTAGATTCAGTTCCAAACTTGAAAAAAAAGGACTAGTTTTTACTGAACCacaaagaagaacaaaagaaataaagaaaacgaagaaaaCCCTTTTAAAGAACTAACCTTGAAGACTAGCCATTTTTCCAATCTCAGGAGGAATAATACCAGAGATATTATTAACATTCAGATATAAATCAGAGAGTTCGGTAAGATTTGAGATCTCTTTGGGTATTTCACCAGATAATGAGTTATAATGCAAGTAAAGACCAGATAAACATTTCAATCCAGAAATAGCTGATGGAACTTTTCCTGATAACCCTTTCCCTTGTAATGAAATATTAGCAACTTTTCCTTCTTCATTACAAGCTACACCTTCAAATGAACCACTACATGGATTACCATCACTAGTCCATGATGATAAGAATCTATTCTCTGGGTCTAGTGATGCTTTCATTTCCATTAATGCTTTCAACTCTGGGTTTCCAAATACATAGCAAAATCTCATCAAAACTAACACAGAAAAAAATAGATTCACCATGAGACCCATTTTCTGTGTTCCAGTCTTTTGATCAATCTCAAGtggttgagttgagttttgagttTAAATTAAATCCTTTGTTTTAGATTCTCTTTCTCTTCACCACTTCTCTCTGTCTATCTATCTCTATGTGTGTGTCTTTGTATAGTTTTGTCTTGGATGAAGAGAAGAACAGGACTCAAAAACAGAGAAGAGAGTGAGAAACAGACAGAAGAGAGGTGactatttttctatttttgaaaCAAGAAAAGTAATTATAAAGAAATGAAGGAGATGAGCTTTTTAGAAGGGACCGTGAATAGTAACAGGGGGTGGATGCCCCAAGAAAAGAACAGGTAGGGGGTCCTAGAAACTGAGATAGGTCATTCCAAACCATGAAGTTGGACGTTAGTTGTTAGGTTCTAGTGACGTGTGGTGTGGATTAAGGTAACTCTTGTTCGGATCTTATCTGAACCTTATAACTTGTTGATCAAAATGAACAAGATTACTCGAGCAACATTTGTTTGTAGCATTCATTGCTGGCAATTTATCCAGACAACAAGAAAGAATGGCCTTTAAGTCGGTCTGTCCAAGAGGTCGATGCATTGTTGAgattaagggtgcacacggtatggttcggctcggttcttgctgagaccgagtacctgtacctttcAGGAATCGGTTCCCAGATTTTAGATCGGTACCGTGTACTTCGGTTCCGGTATCATTCGGTACATGTACGATTTCGGTACGGGACCGATACCGGTCGGTATTTTTCCATCTCATCTTCTTAACTGTGAGCAACACTTTCATTACTGTA
The nucleotide sequence above comes from Papaver somniferum cultivar HN1 chromosome 8, ASM357369v1, whole genome shotgun sequence. Encoded proteins:
- the LOC113304878 gene encoding probable LRR receptor-like serine/threonine-protein kinase At1g34110, encoding MGLMVNLFFSVLVLMRFCYVFGNPELKALMEMKASLDPENRFLSSWTSDGNPCSGSFEGVACNEEGKVANISLQGKGLSGKVPSAISGLKCLSGLYLHYNSLSGEIPKEISNLTELSDLYLNVNNISGIIPPEIGKMASLQVLQLCYNQLTGSIPTQLGSLKKLSVLALQSNRLTGAIPASLGDLSGLMRLDVSFNQLFGSIPVKLADVPVLEVLDVRNNSLSGNVPPALKRLNERFQYGNNSDLCGAGFASLSVCSASSHLTSQPEPYGPRANLTKDIPESANFRVHCNETSCEEASSKSPKMYVVVGVVAVVVAIAVSGLLTFSWYRRRKQKIGSTFDTTDNRLSTDQVNKEVYRKSASPLINLEYSNGWDPLADGRNGGGFSQEVLQTFRFNLEEVESATQYFSDVNLLGKSNFSAIYKGILRDGSIVAIKSIKKTSCKSEEAEFLKGLTLLTSLRHENLVGLRGFCCSRGRGECFLIYDFVPNGNLLQYLDLKDGNTRVLDWSTRVSIINGIAKGIEYLHGNKVNKPSLVHQNLSAEKVLIDQKFNPLLSDSGLHKLLADDIVFSTLKASAAMGYLAPEYTTTGRFTEKSDVYAFGMIILQILCGKRKITPPMRVGAECCKFEDFMDAYLDGEYAEPEAANLVKIALICTHKSPSQRPDMVTVIQELNMVPNNS